Sequence from the Candidatus Obscuribacterales bacterium genome:
ATTAAATTGGGGGTTCCGTCTCGATGGGTCAGGGTTCGAGCATAGCGCTGGGCCCGCAGTAAATCTTGAGGATCAATCCAATATCGGCGCGATCGCTGATCCTGCTGACGATCAACAACCAAGGACGGCTGAGCATTCGCCATCTGTTCAGCAGCGTCCATGTCCCAAGCATTGCGGGTGGGAATCACCTCTAGCAGCGATCGCTGGCTATCGGGAGTCGTGATGCCAATCAACAATCCACAGCATTCGTCTGGGTACGTCTGCTGGGCATGGTCGAACAGCAACTCAGCATGATCAGAGGTCAGATGCAGCACAGCGGCCCTTGTCCCTTCCGTAAACCATGAGACGACAGTTTTTCATTGTAAGGCTGGAACGAGAGTCTCAGGACATCGGGTCTGGGGAAAACTATTGCAAAATATTACACTCTGCCAGCCCATGTGCGATCGCTCCAAGTAACGTATCATCATACCCGCAGAGCGATCGCAAAGTGGGTTGAGCGATATGGGTTGTTGGATGAAAATAGCCTCCACAGGCGGTGCAGCCTTGTTCAGCCTAGGCGGGCTGCAGGGGTGTGGGATACCCCTACAGAAAAATCTAAGTCCTGCCCCACCATCATCGGACAATCTTGCCCAGGGACAAACGGTGACCAGTATGGATGGCACCTTTACGTTAACGTTGCCGAAAGGATGGCAGCGCGCACGCGATCTCCATGACCATGCTGATCTGCAAGTTTCTTATGAAGCTGAACAGCTTTACATCATTGTATTGAGAGATCTAAAAACATCAGGCGGCGATCGCTTAGATCTGTCCATTAACGATCACGCTATCCTCACCCTCAAGGCCCTTAGCAGTCGTCTAGTGGAACCCACCATCAGTCCACCCACAGCCGTGCAACGCATTGGTTCCTACCGAGCCCGACAAGTGGAGGTACAAGGACATCTAGACAGCGTAGCCGTCACCTACCTGCACACCACGATTGAAACTCGCCATGCCTTCTATCAGATCCTGGCATGGACAGCACCGGAGCAATTTGACAGCCATCGAGAAGAGCTTCAAAGGGTGATCGATAGTTTCCAAGAACTTTCCCAGCCTCTACCCTCACGGGATGAATCAGAGCCCAGTGAGTCAGAGCCCAGCGAGTTAGAGCCCAGTGCACCGCCTGAAAACGCGTCAGAGAGTACGTCACCCGAAGGCGAGGACAACACTTCAGCACCTCAGGAACAAGCCCCTAGCGATCTAGCACCAGAAGCCTCTGAGTCCCTGCCGGACGAGGAGAGCGATCGCTCCACGTCGGATATCACAAACGAACCTAATCCGAACGAGCCCAATGCCATGCCGCAGGATCCCTAGAACCGGCGAATAGCTTGCAGAGCCCATAAAACCCCCGTGCCAATCGATAGCAACAGCAGCAACGATAGGATGATCCCTGGCAAAAACGTCAGCAGCCCCACACCTCGGAGGATCCAAATCACTAGAGTGCTAGCCAAGCAACCCAAAAAAATCTTGGTTTCAAGCCGCAATGTTTGTAACATATCTACCTTCTATGGCGTTCTTCTATGGCGCTCATGGCTTCTAGAGCTGTTCACACCGTAACAACTACGGGAGGACAGCCTTCAAAATCGGCCAAGTTTTCACAATGAGGTCAAGAATGTCCGTAGTTTGACGGAAAAAGACATAAATTTTTGCCTAGAGTTATTAAGTTTTAGTATTTTCTCGGAGTTTTTTATAAAGAAGTGGCGAGTAAAACGGAACTATCGGGGAAGCTTGAAAGAGTATGTTCGGGTTGACTGATCCAAATCCATTCACCTGAGTGAGAATTCATGACTGCATTTCTGATAAACGCTAACGACGCCCCTTCATCGTCAGCGACAGACGTAAGCAAGACGGCATTACTCAACGGCGAGGTTCTTCTAGAAGCGCGATCGCACAGCGCTTGGGGAGGTGCGGTCACAGCCCAGATCTATGTGCCCTTAATCCGTCATGAGGTTTGGCAACATCTCACCAACTACCCTCGCTGGGTGGAGTACTTTCCCAATCTGACCCAGAGTGCCGTTCTTTCTAAAACAGGGCTCTCAAAATCTATTCGCCTCTACCAAGCAGCACGCAAAGAATTTCTGCTGCTGAAGGTGCAAGTTGAAATCTATCTACGCGTCTTTGAAATTGTGCAGGCCGATCACCAGCAGGTGCAATTTTGCATGGAGCAGGGCAGCTTTTCAGATTTTTATGCCCATCTTAAATTACAAGACTTCGGCTCAGGCACCTTGCTCACCTACGGGGTCAGTGCAACGCCGTCGATTCCGGTACCTAGTTTGCTCATCCAGCAAGCAATTCGCTTAGACCTACCCAACAACCTCCGCACCCTACGCCAAGTCCTCTGCCGTTCTTGAATCACTAACCAAAGGAACACCACAAGAGACCTATCAGTCTCTAAACTTGTCCAGCAGGTTTTTCCAAGATCCTGCTAGAGTCTATACCAGGGTTCATGCAGCTAGCAGTTGGCTAGGTGGTTCGGGTTCTAACATGCCAAACTGCGTGACTCACATTATGGATAGATCGATGTTTACTCAAGTGTTATGAGGGTTTGGTGAGGTTTATGTCTCTTGTAAAGCGTTTGACTCGTCGGTTCTTCTCGGCTGCGGCGATCGCCACCTGTTTGTTAACTGGAACAACCATCACAGTCATGGCTCAGGGGTTGCCAGGTCTAACCATTTTCAGCGGCGTTGACGATGGCTATGAGTTGGGCTATCGCCTAGACAACCAAGGCCGCTCTAACCGCTTTGATCGCTATCGACTGAGAATTCCGCCTGAGAAAATGGAATTCGCCGTATCGAGGTTTTCCATTACCTACCCAGACAACTACCGCATCAACTTCAATATTGAAAATGTTGACATTGAAGTCAAAGTCGATGGCGAAGAGGTTGTTATTGATGAAGCCAACTGGGATGTAGAAAATCGCGTCATTGATATCTATCCCCAGGCAGAAGTGCCCGCCAATAGCTCCGTAGAAGTCATCCTAGACAACATTCGTAACCCCCGCGCAGGGTTTTACTACTTCAACGCGCTGATTTATTCTCCAGGAGATTTACCCCTGGGTCGCTACGTCGGCACCTGGATTCTCAACCTGGGTGGCTAGGGGCGATCGCAAATCTATCCTCAAGATGACGGTAGGCATAGGCCATCTCTTCCAGCGCCCCGACCATGTCTACTTCTATTGACGAAAGTACGCCCAACTTATATAGTGTTAGACTGTGCTTCCGGCATGAATCAGATTTTAAAGAAGAGTTGGGTTCGTCATGACTAAGCGTACTCTCGGCGGTACTAGCCGCAAGCGCAAGAGAACATCAGGCTTCCGCGCTCGGATGCGGACAAAGAATGGACAACGGGTCATCAAGGCTAGACGAAATAAAGGTCGTGCTCGCCTGAGTGTCTAAGCTTTGCTTAGGCGCCTTCAATGACACCATGGCAGTTTTGATCATGGACACATTTTCTCCCCAAACCAATGTCTGGGGAGAGTTTTGTGTGGTCATGACCGTTATCTGGTTTGAGTTGATAGGTCTTAACAGCTTTTTTTGCCCCTCTCCTGATCTCAGAAGAGACAAGGCACTTGATAGGGCTATCAGGCTCCTAGAGTCGTGATGTGCTACGGTTCCTAGTCAAGTCTAGGCTAACTATTATCTAGTCCATCAACTTGGCGCCTGGGTTAGCGTATGGGTTATGTCTAACCTGAAAAGCTGACCAAGTTCCCCTAAGAGATTTGCAGCAATTCAGCACTTACTTATTAACTGCGGTCAATATCTGTTGTGTCTCTTGCTTCCCAGTATCGACTTCGGCAGCGTAAAGATTTCAGCACCGTTTATCGGCATGGACTGCGGTGTCAGGGCAAGGTTCTCACCCTGAGAGCGCTGCACCACGACACAACGTCGGAGAAAGGCTCTCAGCCTTCTCGCCTTGGGGTATCCATTAGCCACAAGGTCAGCAAGCGAGCCGTCAACCGAAATCGGATCAAGCGGCAAATTAAAGCGGCATTTCGCTATCTTTTGCCTGATGTGGCCAGAGGTTGGTGGCTCGTCATTGTGGTGAATCCCTCAGCGCTTCAGTGCGATTATGAGCAATTTCTGAGAGAATTGGAAGAGTTGCTGATACATGCAGAGGTCATTGATGGGCATTCGAGAAGACGTGCAGTATGAAGGTGGGCCCCATGTGGGCGACCTAATCATCAACATCCTGCTTGGGTTTACCGTGATCTGCCTGCCACTCACCGTGGGGGCGATCGTGCGGGCTATTTGGTTGCGGTATCGCATTACCGATCGCCGGATCTCCATTACCGGAGGCTGGCTAGGGCGCGAACGCTCCGATGTGATCTATTCCCAGGTTTCTAAAATTGTCAAAGTCCCCCGCGCACTGGGCATTTGGGGCGATATGGTGGTGACCTTAAAAGACGGTAGCCGTCTAGAAATGAAAGCCGTTCCCCGGTTCCGCGAGCTGTACGACTACATGAACGAACGGATTGCAGCCAAGGCTGACAAGAAGTCACCGAAGACACAATCTGCTTCATAAGCCATCCAACAACGTTTCTGCCATCGCACAAGCTTGACAGCTTGACGGAACGTCGTCCATCTCAAGAACCCTCCCATCACCGTAGCTCGATGGGTACGGTTGAGATGACCTCTTGCATCGCTACAATACACTTAGATTTCAAATAGACTAGATTCAGAGCAACTTAGGTTGGTATAGCAAGCATGGATTTTGGTATCGGTTTTCTCTCCAACAACGTAATGCTGCCGATCCTAGATTTTTTCTACGGGATCGTGCCCAGTTACGGTCTGGCGATCGTGGCTCTGACGCTGGTCATTCGATTTGCACTGTACCCATTGAGTGCTGGCTCGATCCGCAGTATGCGACGCATGCGAGTGGCCCAACCAGAGATGCAGAAACGGGTCAAAGAGGTGCAAGAGCGCTACAAGGATGACCCGGTCAAACAACGGGAAGCCATGGGTGATGTGTACAAAGAGTTTGGCAACCCGCTTTCCGGATGTTTTCCAGTTCTTTTGCAAATGCCCATCCTCTTTGCGCTATTCGCAACCCTGCGGGGATCACCGTTTGCTGATATCACCTACACCGTAGACCTGCAAATTTTTCCTCAAGAAAAAATTGAGCAGATCCAGCCCCAAGTCTATGCCACGAAACCTCAAAATATTTATGTTGTTGATGGCTACCACGTACCCATCACAGCCTTAATTCCCGGTGGAAATCGACTGGTTGTAGGAGAGAAGACAAAGGTCGATTTCCAAACTACAGAAGGCAAGCCTCTGCGGGAATTGTTGGCGGAAAAGCCTGATAGTGAAGTGACGCCCATGTGGACCGTCACCAAGGGTGAAGAACATGTGATCGTCAAGGAAGACGGCACGATTGAAGCTCTTGATCCCGGCGAAGTGACCCTTCAGGGCAAATTGACGGGCTTGGCTGCCAATAAAGGTTTCCTATTCATCAAAGCTCTCGGACGGGTGGGCGCTGTGGGCGATGGCGGCGAAATCCACTGGGATATCGTTGGCATGGTGTTGTTCTTTGGGCTTAGCCTCTATCTCAACCAACAGCTATCGGGGCAAGGTCAGAGTAGTGCCAATGCCAACCCTCAGCAAGCAGCGGTGAATAAAGCTACCCCGATTTTGTTCTCAGGGATGTTTTTGATCTTCCCGCTACCGGCTGGGGTGTTGATGTACATGGTGATTGCAAACATCTTCCAAACAGCTCAAACCTTCATTTTGTCCCGCGAACCCTTGCCTGAAAATCTTCAGAAGATTGTAGACGCCCAGGAAAAACAGGAAGAAGAGAAAGAGCGACTTCCCTTTGAACCTGGGACTCGGGGCAAGAAGGACAACAAGGATGATGCTGCTGAGGCGGCTAAAGCCCCCAAAGCGCGTTCTACACCTAAGAATGACAGCAAGCGATCGTCTAAGAAAAAGTCTTAAGGGGCAGATATGACAGACCAGCAACTGCAGCGCGGACAAGAGTGGCTTGAAACATTGCTGACCCATGCGGGGCTACCAGCAACCGTCACCATCGATCGCGATCGCTTAACGTCGGATAGCAGTTGCTGGTTGGTCATGGATGCAGCAGCCTTTACGCCAGAGCAAACTGCATCCCTTGTGGGGGAAAAAGGCTTAGGGCTAGATGCCATTCAATATCTAGCTAATACCATTCTGAACCTTGGGCAGCCTGAGGCAGAACAGCAGGCCTATACGGTGGAACTAGATGGCTATCGCGCCCATCGCCAAGCCGAACTACAGGCCATGGCAGAGGCGATCGCTGCTCAGGTGCAGCAAACCGGTGAGCCAGCAGAAATGA
This genomic interval carries:
- the yidC gene encoding membrane protein insertase YidC, which codes for MDFGIGFLSNNVMLPILDFFYGIVPSYGLAIVALTLVIRFALYPLSAGSIRSMRRMRVAQPEMQKRVKEVQERYKDDPVKQREAMGDVYKEFGNPLSGCFPVLLQMPILFALFATLRGSPFADITYTVDLQIFPQEKIEQIQPQVYATKPQNIYVVDGYHVPITALIPGGNRLVVGEKTKVDFQTTEGKPLRELLAEKPDSEVTPMWTVTKGEEHVIVKEDGTIEALDPGEVTLQGKLTGLAANKGFLFIKALGRVGAVGDGGEIHWDIVGMVLFFGLSLYLNQQLSGQGQSSANANPQQAAVNKATPILFSGMFLIFPLPAGVLMYMVIANIFQTAQTFILSREPLPENLQKIVDAQEKQEEEKERLPFEPGTRGKKDNKDDAAEAAKAPKARSTPKNDSKRSSKKKS
- a CDS encoding M67 family metallopeptidase, producing the protein MLHLTSDHAELLFDHAQQTYPDECCGLLIGITTPDSQRSLLEVIPTRNAWDMDAAEQMANAQPSLVVDRQQDQRSRRYWIDPQDLLRAQRYARTLTHRDGTPNLIGIYHSHPDHPARPSECDRLCAWPDYSYIIVSVRHGIPQDLLCWKLDPHHQFQAEPIVIQSKGGDRS
- the rnpA gene encoding ribonuclease P protein component encodes the protein MSLASQYRLRQRKDFSTVYRHGLRCQGKVLTLRALHHDTTSEKGSQPSRLGVSISHKVSKRAVNRNRIKRQIKAAFRYLLPDVARGWWLVIVVNPSALQCDYEQFLRELEELLIHAEVIDGHSRRRAV
- a CDS encoding R3H domain-containing nucleic acid-binding protein, which produces MTDQQLQRGQEWLETLLTHAGLPATVTIDRDRLTSDSSCWLVMDAAAFTPEQTASLVGEKGLGLDAIQYLANTILNLGQPEAEQQAYTVELDGYRAHRQAELQAMAEAIAAQVQQTGEPAEMTGLSSAERRQVHTFLKEFDDLKTESVGREPDRRLVVRQA
- the rpmH gene encoding 50S ribosomal protein L34, whose translation is MTKRTLGGTSRKRKRTSGFRARMRTKNGQRVIKARRNKGRARLSV
- a CDS encoding DUF2808 domain-containing protein yields the protein MSLVKRLTRRFFSAAAIATCLLTGTTITVMAQGLPGLTIFSGVDDGYELGYRLDNQGRSNRFDRYRLRIPPEKMEFAVSRFSITYPDNYRINFNIENVDIEVKVDGEEVVIDEANWDVENRVIDIYPQAEVPANSSVEVILDNIRNPRAGFYYFNALIYSPGDLPLGRYVGTWILNLGG
- a CDS encoding SRPBCC family protein, which gives rise to MTAFLINANDAPSSSATDVSKTALLNGEVLLEARSHSAWGGAVTAQIYVPLIRHEVWQHLTNYPRWVEYFPNLTQSAVLSKTGLSKSIRLYQAARKEFLLLKVQVEIYLRVFEIVQADHQQVQFCMEQGSFSDFYAHLKLQDFGSGTLLTYGVSATPSIPVPSLLIQQAIRLDLPNNLRTLRQVLCRS
- a CDS encoding PH domain-containing protein, which gives rise to MGIREDVQYEGGPHVGDLIINILLGFTVICLPLTVGAIVRAIWLRYRITDRRISITGGWLGRERSDVIYSQVSKIVKVPRALGIWGDMVVTLKDGSRLEMKAVPRFRELYDYMNERIAAKADKKSPKTQSAS